The following proteins are encoded in a genomic region of Porphyrobacter sp. CACIAM 03H1:
- a CDS encoding class I SAM-dependent methyltransferase, giving the protein MADHTAYPDWIDCRDLRAAEEAAGRGDGGTGLKAGAGGSARVWKSALRLIDPEPDAGAPAVNPRDAARAAAKARAEAAAREKAESLARAKAEAEERSRALREARAREKAEAEARARAEREAREKAAAEARARKQAEAEARARAEAEARAKAAAEAQARKEAKARAEAEEKARREVEERARREAEAAEAAERARAEEEARRIAEARAKAEAEAKARAAEEARLKKEAEARARAEAKAKAKAEAEARAKAAAEEKARRAAEEKARREAEAKAKAEAEEKARKEAEEAARLAAEEQARREAEEAAAAEAARIAAEAEAAAAAERAAAEAAAAEQARLEAEMLARAQVDVPATMKRLIRETGPVSLAQFMGESNARYYASRDPLGEQGDFITAPEISQMFGELIGLWLADLWVRMGSRKRIHYVELGPGRGTLAKDAIGAAARYEFAPEVHFVETSASLRKIQREAFPDCHHHHDLSTLPEDAPLLIVANEFFDALPIHQLVRSADGWFDRMVGLDGDNFTFVAGKERMDHIVPPSWTSAAQGAMIETSPAAVALMAEIARRLKEQGGAALVIDYGHLELRSGSTLQALKAHQKVDVFAHPGEADITAHVDFELLKQVAEDHGADVMGLTYQGEWLRQMGIDTRMEALQRRNPKEGQKIQRQRDRLVEDNQMGTLFKVLGICGRRWPFGVGFA; this is encoded by the coding sequence ATGGCTGACCATACCGCTTATCCTGACTGGATTGATTGTCGTGATCTACGCGCTGCGGAAGAAGCCGCTGGGCGCGGGGACGGCGGCACCGGCCTGAAGGCCGGAGCGGGCGGGTCGGCGCGCGTCTGGAAAAGCGCGCTCCGGCTGATCGACCCCGAGCCCGATGCCGGCGCGCCGGCGGTCAACCCGCGCGATGCCGCCCGCGCCGCCGCCAAGGCCCGCGCCGAGGCCGCCGCGCGCGAGAAGGCCGAGAGCCTCGCCCGTGCCAAGGCCGAGGCCGAGGAACGCTCGCGCGCCCTGAGGGAAGCCCGCGCCCGGGAGAAGGCCGAGGCCGAAGCACGCGCCCGCGCCGAGCGCGAGGCACGCGAGAAAGCCGCCGCCGAGGCCCGCGCAAGGAAGCAGGCAGAGGCCGAGGCACGCGCCCGCGCCGAAGCGGAAGCGCGCGCGAAGGCTGCTGCCGAGGCTCAGGCGCGAAAGGAAGCCAAGGCGCGCGCGGAAGCCGAGGAAAAGGCCCGCCGCGAGGTCGAGGAACGCGCGCGCCGCGAGGCCGAGGCGGCCGAAGCCGCCGAGCGCGCCCGCGCCGAGGAGGAGGCGCGCCGCATCGCCGAGGCCCGCGCGAAAGCCGAGGCCGAAGCCAAGGCCCGGGCTGCCGAGGAAGCCCGGCTGAAGAAGGAAGCCGAAGCCCGCGCAAGGGCCGAAGCCAAGGCGAAGGCCAAGGCGGAAGCCGAAGCGCGCGCGAAGGCCGCGGCCGAGGAAAAGGCGCGTCGCGCCGCCGAGGAGAAGGCCCGCCGCGAAGCAGAAGCGAAAGCGAAGGCCGAGGCCGAGGAGAAGGCCCGCAAGGAAGCCGAAGAAGCGGCCCGCCTTGCCGCCGAGGAACAGGCCCGCCGCGAGGCCGAGGAAGCCGCCGCCGCCGAAGCTGCCCGGATCGCCGCCGAGGCCGAGGCTGCCGCTGCCGCCGAACGTGCCGCCGCCGAGGCGGCCGCGGCCGAACAGGCGCGGCTCGAGGCGGAAATGCTCGCCCGCGCGCAGGTCGATGTGCCCGCCACGATGAAGCGCCTGATCCGCGAGACCGGCCCCGTCAGCCTCGCGCAGTTCATGGGCGAGAGCAACGCGCGCTACTACGCCAGCCGCGATCCGCTCGGCGAACAGGGCGATTTCATCACCGCGCCCGAGATCAGCCAGATGTTCGGCGAACTGATCGGGTTGTGGCTGGCCGACCTTTGGGTGCGCATGGGCAGCCGCAAGCGCATCCACTATGTCGAGCTCGGCCCCGGGCGCGGCACGCTGGCGAAGGACGCGATCGGGGCGGCGGCGCGCTATGAATTCGCGCCGGAAGTCCACTTCGTCGAGACCTCGGCGAGCCTCCGGAAAATCCAGCGCGAGGCCTTCCCCGATTGTCACCACCACCACGATCTTTCGACCCTGCCCGAAGATGCCCCGCTGCTGATCGTCGCCAACGAATTCTTCGACGCGCTGCCGATCCACCAGCTGGTGCGCTCCGCCGACGGCTGGTTCGACAGGATGGTCGGGCTTGATGGCGACAACTTCACCTTCGTCGCCGGCAAGGAGCGGATGGACCACATCGTCCCGCCCAGCTGGACCAGCGCCGCGCAGGGCGCGATGATCGAGACCAGCCCCGCCGCGGTCGCGCTGATGGCCGAGATCGCCCGCCGCCTGAAGGAGCAGGGCGGCGCGGCGCTGGTGATCGATTACGGCCACCTCGAGCTGCGCTCGGGTTCCACCCTTCAGGCACTGAAGGCGCACCAGAAGGTCGATGTATTCGCCCACCCGGGCGAGGCCGACATTACCGCCCACGTCGATTTCGAACTGCTGAAACAGGTCGCCGAGGATCACGGCGCCGACGTGATGGGTCTCACCTACCAGGGCGAATGGCTGCGCCAGATGGGCATCGACACGCGCATGGAGGCGCTCCAGCGTCGCAATCCCAAGGAAGGCCAGAAGATCCAGCGCCAGCGCGACCGGCTGGTGGAGGACAACCAGATGGGCACGCTTTTCAAGGTGCTCGGGATCTGCGGGCGGCGCTGGCCGTTCGGGGTGGGGTTCGCATGA
- the lgt gene encoding prolipoprotein diacylglyceryl transferase, producing the protein MLSLLAASGAAADPIYWTDLGLKPGIELGFFTLRFYSLAYLFGVIFAYWHTSKMLKAPGAPMAQRHADDLFFYCTLGVILGGRLGYALFYTGGDTGIPSAFTDFSGDGFISWKLLRLWDGGMSFHGGLIGVTVAMAWVSWQGRLNFIRVVDYVSVGVPMGMLLGRLANFINGELYGRGPTDVPWAMIFPSDPAELPRHPSQLYQAGLEGLAMLVIMMVLFWFTRARYRPGLLAGVFTLGMGIARFVNEFFREPDQQLADFAARTGLSMGQWLTIPLILTGLIVVIYALRKKPLGAGTAAPA; encoded by the coding sequence GTGCTGTCACTACTTGCCGCAAGCGGCGCCGCTGCCGATCCGATCTACTGGACCGATCTGGGTCTGAAGCCCGGCATCGAGCTGGGGTTCTTCACCCTGCGGTTCTACTCGCTCGCCTATCTCTTCGGGGTGATCTTCGCCTATTGGCACACCTCGAAGATGCTCAAGGCCCCCGGCGCACCGATGGCGCAGCGCCATGCCGACGACCTGTTCTTCTACTGCACGCTCGGCGTGATCCTCGGCGGGCGCCTGGGCTATGCGCTGTTCTACACCGGGGGCGACACCGGAATCCCCTCGGCCTTCACCGATTTCTCGGGCGACGGATTCATCTCGTGGAAGCTGCTGCGCCTGTGGGACGGGGGGATGAGCTTCCACGGCGGCCTGATCGGCGTGACCGTGGCGATGGCGTGGGTGTCGTGGCAGGGCAGGCTCAACTTCATCCGCGTGGTCGATTACGTGAGCGTCGGGGTGCCGATGGGGATGCTGCTCGGGCGGCTGGCGAACTTCATCAACGGCGAGCTCTACGGCCGCGGGCCGACCGACGTGCCGTGGGCGATGATCTTCCCGAGCGATCCCGCAGAACTGCCGCGCCATCCCAGCCAGCTCTACCAGGCCGGGCTCGAGGGGCTTGCGATGCTGGTCATCATGATGGTTCTGTTCTGGTTCACCCGCGCCCGCTATCGCCCGGGCCTGCTGGCGGGCGTGTTCACGCTCGGCATGGGAATTGCCCGCTTCGTCAACGAATTTTTCCGCGAGCCGGATCAACAACTGGCTGACTTTGCCGCCCGGACAGGGCTATCGATGGGCCAATGGCTGACCATACCGCTTATCCTGACTGGATTGATTGTCGTGATCTACGCGCTGCGGAAGAAGCCGCTGGGCGCGGGGACGGCGGCACCGGCCTGA
- a CDS encoding class I adenylate-forming enzyme family protein — MPTQLDNALDAIIAALTAEGQPFATVPFTRDGVTMPAFAAAPPTLAHYFAHFCSQNKDVPFLVDGDVRLTFGEVYAAATCVAEGLATTHGIAKGDRVGIAARNSANWMIAYMGILMAGGCATLLNGFSSGDELAYAIDLAEAKLVLADEGRAARLEGHDHGAKVVLFSHGNAPSEGLANVWAVPQGTSAAMAMLGQLGPDDMATILYTSGSTGKSKAAWSDHRGVVHGIMSYVSVSAMAKVHIEAQEGPMTEQPCALVAVPLFHVTGEVPLFLQSFAIVRKLVLMPKWDAGLAIRLMADEKVTYFVGVPLMSYEIANHPDREKYDLSACKSFAAGGAPRPVEHVTRIKEAFPGGFPLLGYGLTETNAVGCGNFNENYLAKPGSTGKPTKPMVDLAILDDQGKPLPQGQVGEVCIRSVANFRGYWKNEEATKAAFTADGYFRTGDLGYLDADDYLFIVDRKKDIIIRGGENISCIEVEDAIYAHDDIGECSVFGLPDERFGEVPAAVYAMKEGRPAITPAQLRAFLLERIAPFKVPLEHQIWLTHEALPRLGTQKIDKRTVKARYLDQAVAA, encoded by the coding sequence ATGCCCACGCAGCTGGACAATGCGCTCGACGCGATCATCGCCGCCCTGACGGCCGAGGGCCAGCCCTTCGCCACCGTGCCCTTCACCCGCGACGGGGTGACCATGCCGGCCTTCGCCGCCGCCCCCCCGACGCTCGCCCATTATTTCGCGCATTTCTGCAGCCAGAACAAGGACGTCCCCTTCCTTGTCGATGGCGACGTGCGGCTCACCTTCGGCGAAGTCTACGCTGCCGCGACCTGCGTGGCCGAGGGACTCGCCACCACCCACGGCATCGCCAAGGGCGACCGCGTCGGAATCGCCGCGCGCAACTCCGCCAACTGGATGATCGCCTACATGGGCATCCTGATGGCGGGTGGCTGCGCGACCCTGCTCAACGGCTTCTCGAGCGGGGACGAGCTCGCCTATGCGATCGATCTGGCCGAGGCGAAGCTGGTGCTCGCCGACGAGGGCCGTGCCGCGCGGCTCGAGGGGCATGACCACGGCGCGAAGGTGGTGCTGTTCTCGCACGGCAACGCGCCGTCCGAAGGCCTCGCCAACGTCTGGGCCGTTCCGCAGGGCACCAGCGCGGCGATGGCGATGCTCGGCCAGCTCGGGCCGGACGACATGGCGACCATCCTCTACACCTCGGGTTCGACCGGCAAGTCCAAGGCGGCATGGTCCGATCACCGCGGCGTCGTCCACGGGATCATGAGCTATGTCAGCGTCAGCGCGATGGCCAAGGTCCACATCGAGGCCCAGGAAGGCCCCATGACCGAGCAGCCCTGCGCGCTCGTCGCCGTGCCGCTGTTCCACGTGACGGGCGAGGTGCCGCTGTTCCTCCAGAGCTTTGCGATCGTGCGCAAGCTGGTGCTGATGCCCAAGTGGGATGCCGGTCTCGCGATCCGGCTGATGGCCGATGAGAAGGTCACCTATTTCGTCGGCGTGCCGCTGATGAGCTACGAGATCGCCAACCACCCCGACCGCGAGAAATACGACCTGTCGGCCTGCAAGAGCTTCGCCGCGGGCGGCGCGCCGCGCCCGGTCGAGCACGTGACCCGCATCAAGGAGGCCTTCCCCGGCGGCTTCCCGCTGCTGGGCTACGGCCTCACCGAAACCAACGCGGTCGGCTGCGGCAACTTCAACGAGAACTACCTCGCCAAGCCCGGTTCGACCGGCAAGCCGACCAAGCCGATGGTCGATCTCGCGATCCTCGACGATCAGGGCAAGCCGCTGCCGCAGGGCCAGGTGGGCGAGGTCTGCATCCGCTCTGTCGCGAACTTCCGCGGCTACTGGAAGAACGAGGAAGCGACGAAGGCCGCGTTCACCGCCGACGGCTATTTCCGCACCGGCGACCTCGGCTATCTCGATGCGGACGACTACCTGTTCATCGTCGACCGCAAGAAGGACATCATCATCCGCGGCGGCGAGAACATCTCCTGCATCGAGGTCGAGGACGCGATCTACGCCCATGACGACATCGGCGAATGCTCGGTCTTCGGCCTGCCCGACGAGCGCTTCGGCGAGGTGCCAGCGGCGGTCTATGCGATGAAGGAGGGCCGCCCCGCGATCACCCCCGCGCAGCTGCGCGCCTTCCTGCTGGAACGGATCGCGCCCTTCAAGGTGCCGCTCGAACACCAGATCTGGCTGACCCACGAGGCCCTGCCGCGCCTCGGCACGCAGAAGATCGACAAGCGCACGGTCAAGGCCCGCTATCTCGATCAGGCCGTCGCGGCGTGA
- a CDS encoding [protein-PII] uridylyltransferase, with the protein MSPRRVPGQRAIIDRRALAEEIASLHEAGGDRARGAIVAALRMALDEGRAELARRLEETPSAGHDVTAGFSFLMDQLLRVIHDHVTAHLYPVPNRTQAERLAILAVGGYGRAEMAPHSDVDIAFITPMRRAPWCEQVIEAMLYLLWDLGLKVGHSSRTVSDTIRMAREDLTIRTALLESRLVWGEQALYDELRARFWNEVAKGSERQFLTLKLAERDARHKRMGDSRYVVEPNVKEGKGGLRDLQTLYWIGKYVHRVDNAAELVDVGVLTQSEYRSFRRAEAFLLAARCHMHLITDRAEDRLTFDLQRQVAERMLFADRPGKSAVERFMQYYFLQVKRVGSLTGVFLAHLDEEFARKRPRTGFFAGWTQRPRQFKGYTVEGGRLRAPGDEWFRQDPVRLIEVFQLAEAEGLEIHPETMRQAGRDAKLIDGKLRRDKRANALFLDLLAGRKDPETALRWMNEAGVFGRFVPDFGRVNAQMQFDMYHHYTVDEHTIRAIGLLSQIERGLLVADHPRATREFPKLASRRALYVAVLLHDIAKGRGGDHSVLGADVAHRLCPRFGLDEKETDLVAWLVLHHLLMSRTAQKRDLTDPKTIEDFVAEVQSLERLRNLAILTAVDIRAVGPGTWNSWKGQLLGELYDAAQERLRLGHKGTGRKQRVAAKKDAVARLLEDQDHLVDSVGALLGDAYWIAEPEDIIASNLVQYDAAVASEDHLSIHCEVDETRGATRVSVIAADHPGLFYRMAGGIHLAGANIIDARIHTARSGYAVDNFLVQDHNARPFREAGQMARIEKGIRDALLAKVELVPKLAARPLAHSRAKAFDVAPRVGFDNDASNHFTVIEVTARDRPALLNRLAHALYKANLIVHSAHITAYGEAAADTFYVTDLTAAKVKAPDRLAEIEAALLAAASDQRQEQLEQA; encoded by the coding sequence ATGAGTCCCCGCCGCGTCCCCGGCCAGCGCGCGATCATCGACCGGCGCGCGCTGGCCGAGGAAATCGCCTCGCTCCACGAGGCAGGCGGGGACCGCGCGCGCGGCGCGATCGTCGCCGCGCTGCGCATGGCTCTGGACGAGGGCCGCGCGGAGCTGGCACGGCGGCTCGAGGAAACGCCCTCGGCGGGGCACGATGTCACCGCCGGCTTCAGCTTCCTGATGGACCAGCTGCTGCGGGTGATTCACGATCACGTCACCGCGCATCTCTACCCCGTCCCCAATCGCACCCAGGCCGAACGCCTCGCGATCCTCGCGGTGGGGGGCTACGGGCGCGCCGAGATGGCGCCCCATTCCGATGTCGACATCGCCTTCATCACCCCGATGCGCCGCGCCCCGTGGTGCGAGCAGGTGATCGAGGCGATGCTCTACCTGCTGTGGGATCTCGGCCTGAAGGTCGGCCATTCGAGCCGGACCGTCTCCGACACGATCCGCATGGCGCGGGAGGACCTGACGATCCGCACCGCGCTGCTCGAAAGCCGGTTGGTGTGGGGCGAACAGGCGCTCTACGACGAGCTGCGCGCGCGCTTCTGGAACGAGGTCGCCAAGGGCTCCGAGCGCCAGTTCCTGACCCTCAAGCTCGCCGAGCGCGATGCGCGCCACAAGCGCATGGGCGACAGCCGCTATGTCGTCGAGCCCAACGTCAAGGAGGGCAAGGGCGGCCTGCGCGATCTCCAGACGCTCTACTGGATCGGCAAGTATGTCCACCGCGTCGACAATGCCGCCGAGCTGGTCGATGTCGGCGTGCTGACGCAGAGCGAATATCGCAGCTTCCGCCGGGCCGAGGCCTTCCTGCTCGCGGCGCGCTGCCACATGCACCTGATCACCGATCGCGCCGAGGACCGGCTGACCTTCGACCTCCAGCGGCAGGTGGCCGAGCGGATGCTGTTCGCCGACCGCCCCGGCAAGAGCGCGGTCGAGCGGTTCATGCAGTACTACTTCCTCCAGGTGAAACGCGTCGGCAGCCTGACGGGCGTGTTCCTCGCCCACCTCGACGAGGAATTCGCGCGCAAGCGCCCGCGCACCGGCTTTTTCGCCGGCTGGACCCAGCGCCCCCGCCAGTTCAAGGGCTACACGGTCGAGGGCGGGCGTCTGCGTGCGCCCGGCGACGAGTGGTTCCGGCAGGATCCGGTGCGGTTGATCGAGGTGTTCCAGCTGGCCGAGGCCGAGGGGCTGGAAATCCACCCCGAAACCATGCGCCAGGCGGGGCGCGACGCCAAGCTGATCGACGGCAAGCTGCGCCGCGACAAGCGCGCCAACGCGCTGTTCCTCGACCTGCTGGCCGGCCGCAAGGACCCCGAAACGGCGCTCCGCTGGATGAACGAGGCGGGCGTGTTCGGCCGCTTCGTGCCCGACTTCGGCCGGGTCAACGCGCAGATGCAGTTCGACATGTACCACCACTACACCGTCGACGAGCACACCATCCGCGCCATCGGGCTACTCTCGCAGATCGAGCGCGGGCTGCTGGTCGCCGACCACCCGCGCGCTACCCGCGAATTTCCCAAGCTCGCCTCGCGCCGCGCGCTCTATGTCGCGGTGCTGCTGCACGATATCGCCAAGGGGCGCGGGGGCGACCATTCGGTGCTCGGCGCCGACGTCGCGCACCGGCTGTGCCCGCGCTTCGGGCTCGACGAGAAGGAGACCGATCTCGTCGCCTGGCTGGTGCTCCACCACCTGCTGATGAGCCGCACCGCGCAGAAGCGCGATCTCACCGACCCCAAGACCATCGAGGATTTCGTCGCCGAGGTGCAGAGCCTCGAGCGCCTGAGGAATCTCGCGATCCTCACCGCGGTCGATATCCGCGCGGTGGGGCCGGGGACGTGGAACAGCTGGAAGGGCCAGCTTCTGGGCGAGCTCTACGATGCCGCACAGGAACGCCTGCGCCTCGGCCACAAGGGCACCGGGCGCAAGCAGCGGGTCGCGGCCAAGAAGGATGCGGTGGCGCGGCTGCTGGAGGATCAGGACCACCTCGTCGATTCCGTCGGCGCGCTGCTCGGCGATGCCTACTGGATCGCCGAGCCCGAGGACATCATCGCCAGCAACCTCGTGCAATACGACGCCGCCGTGGCGAGCGAGGATCACCTCTCGATCCATTGCGAGGTCGACGAGACGCGCGGTGCGACCCGCGTCAGCGTCATCGCCGCCGACCACCCCGGGCTGTTCTACCGCATGGCAGGCGGCATCCACCTCGCCGGCGCCAACATCATCGACGCGCGCATCCACACCGCGCGCAGCGGCTATGCGGTCGACAACTTCCTGGTGCAGGATCACAACGCGCGCCCCTTCCGCGAGGCGGGCCAGATGGCGCGCATCGAAAAGGGCATCCGCGACGCGCTGCTCGCCAAGGTCGAACTGGTGCCCAAGCTGGCGGCAAGGCCGCTTGCGCACTCGCGCGCCAAGGCTTTCGACGTCGCCCCGCGGGTCGGGTTCGACAACGATGCCTCGAACCACTTCACCGTTATCGAGGTGACCGCGCGCGACCGTCCGGCGCTGCTCAACCGGCTGGCCCACGCGCTCTACAAGGCCAACCTCATCGTCCATTCGGCGCACATCACCGCCTATGGCGAGGCGGCGGCGGACACCTTCTACGTGACCGATCTCACCGCTGCGAAGGTGAAGGCACCCGATCGCCTCGCCGAGATCGAGGCGGCGCTGCTCGCCGCCGCGAGCGACCAGCGCCAGGAGCAGCTCGAACAGGCCTGA
- a CDS encoding TonB-dependent receptor — translation MRSPLRLGKLALMLGTATLAPFAAAAQDAEEPAAQERTNSLDAINEILVTGTKTKDAENVQDVPLAVTAFNAGTLEAFKIRDISGLSFQAPTVSLDQVGTSRGTANFTVRGLGINSSIPSIDPTVGVFVDGVYLGINGGVVFDLFDLDSVEILRGPQGVLFGRNVTGGAVVINTGNPTEDFRGKFRAAVDGPVDGGRGGANYTVSGVLSGPIVEDVLLFKVGAYYNKDEGYFRNLFDNSNHGAAETKILRGALEARLGGLTLLGKLDYFESDGDGPSGQNRAFFDRNSFDFSIDEPGAYANEIWTGSLTATVDIGPGTLTNVFGWRKYDATTNGDIDATPRFLFHSNTETAQEQYSNEIRYAMSFDSLDLTLGGFWFEQDLAYTEVRTLRRDLPPALQPPRFFGGGRQNHEVIGLFANAQWEFVDNLSLIAGIRWNQETKDAGVTYITPRAPCSFITAPLCPTGTRPFNPATETNGFTDRVRFRNVSPKLGLQYEFDAGQVYGHWSRGFRSGGYNFRITNVPVFNRAFLATGSLGFDEEQVDNYELGGKFQTADGSFTINVAGYVTKVGNMQREVNLADPGAGVVQNILNTADATITGFEAEARMRVSDSLAFTANIGIIDAGYDRVLFDISGDGVISDADLDLSLPRVPPITVGAGLIHDWDLGSSNILTRVNYQYRDKAAYTDDNLGWLNDLSNLEANITWNTPIDGLSLSLYGRNLLDQVQEGGDTQVPFGGPNSSGQRIPFGARPQAGTFSPLMRGRNVGIEAMFEF, via the coding sequence ATGCGGAGCCCCCTCCGGCTCGGCAAGCTGGCACTCATGCTCGGCACCGCGACGCTGGCCCCCTTCGCCGCCGCGGCGCAGGATGCCGAGGAACCCGCTGCCCAAGAGCGCACCAACTCGCTCGACGCGATCAACGAGATCCTCGTCACCGGTACCAAGACCAAGGATGCCGAGAACGTGCAGGACGTGCCGCTGGCCGTGACCGCGTTCAACGCCGGCACGCTCGAGGCCTTCAAGATCCGTGACATTTCGGGCCTCTCGTTCCAGGCTCCGACCGTCAGCCTCGACCAGGTCGGCACCAGCCGCGGCACCGCGAACTTCACGGTCCGCGGCCTCGGCATCAACTCCTCGATCCCCTCGATCGACCCGACCGTCGGCGTGTTCGTCGACGGCGTGTACCTCGGCATCAACGGCGGCGTCGTGTTCGACCTGTTCGACCTCGACAGCGTTGAAATCCTGCGCGGTCCGCAGGGCGTGCTGTTCGGCCGCAACGTGACCGGCGGTGCGGTGGTGATCAACACCGGCAACCCGACCGAGGACTTCCGCGGCAAGTTCCGTGCGGCGGTCGACGGCCCGGTCGATGGCGGCCGCGGCGGCGCCAACTACACGGTCAGCGGCGTGCTCAGCGGCCCGATCGTCGAAGACGTGCTGCTGTTCAAGGTCGGCGCCTACTACAACAAGGACGAAGGCTATTTCCGCAACCTGTTCGACAATTCGAACCACGGCGCGGCGGAAACCAAGATCCTGCGCGGCGCGCTCGAAGCGCGTCTGGGCGGCCTTACCCTGCTCGGCAAGCTCGACTACTTCGAGAGCGACGGCGACGGCCCCTCGGGCCAGAACCGCGCCTTCTTCGACCGCAACTCGTTCGATTTCTCGATCGACGAGCCGGGCGCCTATGCCAACGAGATCTGGACCGGCTCGCTCACCGCGACCGTCGACATCGGCCCCGGCACGCTCACCAACGTGTTCGGCTGGCGCAAGTATGACGCCACCACCAACGGCGACATCGACGCGACCCCGCGCTTCCTGTTCCACTCGAACACCGAAACCGCGCAGGAGCAGTATTCGAACGAAATCCGCTACGCGATGTCGTTCGACAGCCTCGACCTGACGCTGGGCGGCTTCTGGTTCGAACAGGATCTCGCCTACACCGAAGTGCGCACCCTGCGCCGCGATCTTCCGCCCGCGCTGCAGCCCCCCCGCTTCTTCGGCGGCGGCCGCCAGAACCACGAGGTGATCGGCCTGTTCGCGAACGCCCAGTGGGAATTCGTCGACAACCTGTCGCTGATCGCGGGCATCCGCTGGAACCAGGAAACCAAGGACGCCGGAGTGACCTATATCACGCCGCGCGCGCCCTGTTCCTTCATCACCGCGCCGCTCTGCCCGACCGGCACCCGGCCGTTCAACCCGGCGACCGAGACCAACGGCTTCACCGACCGCGTTCGGTTCCGCAACGTCTCGCCCAAGCTCGGCCTGCAGTATGAATTCGACGCCGGCCAGGTCTACGGGCACTGGAGCCGCGGCTTCCGTTCGGGCGGCTACAACTTCCGCATCACCAACGTCCCGGTGTTCAACCGCGCCTTCCTCGCGACCGGCTCGCTCGGCTTCGACGAAGAGCAGGTCGACAATTACGAACTGGGCGGCAAGTTCCAGACCGCGGACGGCAGCTTCACGATCAACGTCGCGGGCTATGTCACCAAGGTCGGCAACATGCAGCGCGAGGTGAACCTCGCCGATCCGGGCGCGGGCGTGGTGCAGAACATCCTCAACACCGCCGATGCCACCATCACCGGCTTCGAGGCCGAGGCGCGCATGCGCGTGTCGGATTCGCTCGCCTTCACCGCCAACATCGGGATCATCGATGCGGGCTATGACCGCGTGCTGTTCGACATCTCGGGCGACGGCGTCATCAGCGATGCCGACCTCGACCTGAGCCTGCCGCGCGTTCCCCCGATCACGGTGGGTGCGGGCCTGATCCACGACTGGGATCTGGGCAGCAGCAACATCCTGACCCGCGTGAACTACCAGTATCGCGACAAGGCGGCCTACACCGACGACAACCTCGGCTGGCTGAACGACCTCAGCAACCTGGAAGCCAACATCACCTGGAACACCCCGATCGACGGCCTGTCGCTGTCGCTCTACGGGCGCAACCTGCTCGACCAGGTCCAGGAAGGCGGCGACACCCAGGTGCCCTTCGGCGGCCCGAACTCGAGCGGCCAGCGCATCCCGTTCGGCGCGCGCCCGCAGGCCGGCACCTTCTCGCCGCTGATGCGCGGCCGGAACGTCGGCATCGAGGCGATGTTCGAGTTCTAA
- a CDS encoding YggS family pyridoxal phosphate-dependent enzyme, giving the protein MENAAASRLAEVRANIARMCKPARREASSVTLIAVSKTHQAKAIQPLIDAGQRVFGENRVQEAEGKWPALKAAHPDIELHLIGQLQSNKAEEAVALFDYIHSLDRPSLLAALAKAMDKAGRHVPCFVQVNIGDEPQKGGCPIAELPGFLAQVRATGIPLAGLMCIPPADTEAAPFFALLAKLAADNGVTGLSMGMSGDYETAVMLGATHVRVGTALFGPRG; this is encoded by the coding sequence ATGGAAAACGCAGCAGCCTCCCGCCTCGCCGAAGTCCGCGCCAACATTGCGCGGATGTGCAAGCCCGCCCGCCGCGAGGCCTCCTCGGTCACGCTCATCGCGGTGAGCAAGACCCATCAGGCCAAGGCGATCCAGCCGCTGATCGACGCCGGCCAGCGCGTGTTCGGCGAGAACCGGGTGCAGGAGGCTGAGGGCAAATGGCCCGCATTGAAAGCGGCCCATCCCGACATCGAGCTGCACCTCATCGGCCAGCTGCAATCGAACAAGGCGGAAGAAGCCGTGGCCCTGTTCGACTATATTCACTCGCTCGACCGCCCGAGCTTGCTGGCGGCGCTCGCGAAGGCGATGGACAAGGCCGGGCGGCACGTGCCGTGCTTCGTGCAGGTCAATATCGGCGACGAGCCGCAGAAGGGCGGCTGCCCGATTGCGGAGCTGCCCGGCTTTCTCGCGCAGGTGCGTGCGACGGGCATCCCGCTTGCCGGGCTGATGTGCATTCCCCCCGCCGACACCGAGGCCGCGCCCTTCTTCGCGCTGCTGGCCAAGCTGGCCGCCGACAATGGCGTGACCGGTCTCAGCATGGGCATGAGCGGGGATTACGAGACTGCGGTGATGCTGGGTGCGACCCACGTTCGGGTCGGCACGGCGCTGTTCGGGCCGCGCGGCTAG